Proteins from a single region of Chryseobacterium sp. T16E-39:
- a CDS encoding winged helix-turn-helix transcriptional regulator, whose amino-acid sequence MIPEKDCSKAMLSIKDALDAVEGRWKLLILYSLCSGSKRFKELSREVTGITDKTLSKELKNLQANKLINREVFDTSPPTVEYTMTAHGMSLKNVLFELWNWGLIHREEVIGKY is encoded by the coding sequence ATGATACCAGAAAAGGACTGTTCAAAAGCAATGTTATCTATAAAGGACGCGCTTGATGCTGTAGAAGGAAGATGGAAGCTATTAATCCTCTATTCACTATGCAGCGGGTCTAAGCGTTTTAAGGAACTTTCAAGAGAAGTTACAGGAATAACAGACAAAACGTTGTCGAAAGAGTTAAAGAACCTGCAAGCTAATAAGCTGATCAACCGGGAAGTGTTTGATACCTCGCCACCCACAGTTGAATACACCATGACTGCTCACGGCATGTCATTGAAAAATGTATTGTTTGAACTTTGGAATTGGGGATTGATTCATCGTGAAGAGGTGATTGGAAAATACTAA
- a CDS encoding MFS transporter, translated as MKEKDLSNQVVLNAGKRQRRMILITVCIALMAVIASVSGLNVAQPKLAIDFNASQSSILWMINIYTISLAALLLPLGALGDRIGRKPVLLVGLFIFGIASMMSGWAVSSTMMIVSRFLCGIGAAMIMPVTLSVITSTFPDEERSKAIGIWTGVAGGGGILGMYLSAVLVDLYTWRLLFVFPVILALIAIALTVRYIPNSAERTEYRFDTVGTLLSIIAIVGVVYTLHEAPVKGLSEPIVIGSLITGLISAVLFVVWELRQKAPLLDVSLFMKRGLSSGSVSLLMIFGVQAGIFIVLFPYFQGVLGWSGLRSTLAMMPMALLMMFSSGLAPKIAAQIGRRFTMASGILLGSLGAALMAILVSADGGYLSVLPGMLAMGIGMGLSMTPSTEAITSALPADRQGVASALNDITRELGTALGVALLGSLVSAGYRNKMDEKLDDIPFSIASSAREGISNAIAIAPKAGHQSDTLLYIARESFIYGWKQAMWAGVTAMLILFVYVLIYGPKKNKEKHVLN; from the coding sequence ATGAAAGAAAAAGATCTTAGCAATCAGGTAGTTTTAAATGCCGGTAAGCGTCAAAGGAGAATGATATTAATAACAGTTTGCATTGCATTGATGGCCGTCATTGCCTCCGTAAGCGGGCTCAATGTAGCACAACCAAAATTAGCCATCGATTTCAATGCTTCTCAAAGTAGTATTTTGTGGATGATCAATATATATACAATAAGTTTAGCAGCTTTACTTTTACCTCTTGGTGCTCTGGGTGATCGGATTGGTCGGAAACCAGTGTTGCTTGTCGGGCTATTTATTTTTGGAATAGCCAGCATGATGTCGGGTTGGGCAGTTTCTTCTACCATGATGATTGTATCAAGGTTTTTGTGTGGGATTGGAGCAGCAATGATCATGCCTGTTACGCTCTCTGTAATTACTTCTACGTTTCCTGATGAAGAGCGTTCAAAAGCCATTGGTATCTGGACGGGTGTTGCAGGAGGTGGAGGGATTCTGGGAATGTACCTTTCTGCTGTTTTGGTCGATCTTTACACCTGGCGACTGCTTTTTGTTTTTCCCGTAATACTTGCTTTAATTGCAATTGCTCTGACAGTAAGATATATTCCAAATTCAGCGGAAAGAACAGAGTATCGTTTTGATACTGTTGGTACTCTCCTATCAATAATAGCGATAGTTGGAGTGGTATACACGCTGCATGAAGCTCCTGTTAAAGGCTTAAGTGAACCTATTGTAATAGGATCTCTCATTACAGGACTTATATCGGCTGTTCTTTTTGTGGTTTGGGAATTGAGGCAGAAAGCACCACTCCTTGATGTTTCACTTTTTATGAAGCGTGGTTTATCGAGTGGATCTGTATCACTGTTAATGATTTTTGGGGTGCAGGCAGGAATATTTATTGTATTGTTTCCTTATTTTCAGGGAGTTTTAGGTTGGTCAGGTCTCCGTTCTACACTTGCTATGATGCCTATGGCCTTACTTATGATGTTTTCTTCAGGCCTGGCACCTAAAATTGCTGCACAGATAGGAAGGCGTTTCACTATGGCATCGGGTATTTTATTGGGGAGTTTAGGAGCTGCACTTATGGCAATACTGGTGTCTGCAGATGGAGGTTATTTATCAGTACTTCCAGGAATGCTTGCTATGGGAATTGGAATGGGATTGAGCATGACACCTTCTACTGAAGCTATAACTTCTGCTCTGCCTGCTGATCGACAAGGAGTTGCTTCGGCACTTAATGATATTACACGTGAACTTGGAACTGCTCTTGGTGTTGCTTTACTTGGATCTTTGGTAAGTGCAGGTTATCGAAATAAGATGGATGAAAAATTAGATGACATTCCTTTCTCTATCGCTTCTTCTGCCCGCGAGGGAATTTCTAATGCGATAGCTATTGCTCCAAAAGCAGGACATCAATCTGATACTTTACTATATATTGCCCGTGAATCCTTTATTTATGGATGGAAACAGGCGATGTGGGCAGGTGTTACTGCGATGTTGATTCTGTTTGTTTATGTTCTTATTTATGGTCCAAAAAAGAATAAAGAGAAGCATGTTTTAAATTAA
- a CDS encoding SDR family NAD(P)-dependent oxidoreductase, whose protein sequence is MSKQTVIVTGASSGIGLEIARYFLERGNNVVINSKTESKLEQVFNELGGGDRLAMVAGDVAEKSIGDLLVKTAVDRFGSADVLVNNAGIYENKPFLEVTEDHLDRFLRTNLKGTFFTSQSVIPQMQKQKDGVIINIGSPLVYHALAGSPSAAPISSKGAVHALTIQLAAEFGKDNIRVNTVAAGLIRTPMHDENIDKAAGLHLLNRIGESEEVAQMVHSIATNKLVTGAIINVDGGMGAGHYLS, encoded by the coding sequence ATGAGTAAACAAACAGTTATTGTAACAGGCGCTTCATCAGGAATAGGATTGGAAATTGCAAGATACTTTCTGGAAAGAGGCAATAATGTAGTCATCAATTCAAAAACAGAATCAAAGTTGGAGCAGGTTTTCAATGAATTGGGAGGTGGTGATCGTTTGGCCATGGTTGCTGGTGACGTTGCTGAAAAATCTATTGGAGATCTGTTGGTAAAAACAGCTGTTGACAGATTTGGATCTGCAGATGTTTTGGTCAATAATGCAGGGATTTATGAGAATAAACCCTTTTTAGAAGTGACGGAAGATCACCTGGATCGATTTCTGAGAACAAATCTTAAAGGAACTTTCTTCACAAGCCAATCGGTTATTCCTCAGATGCAAAAACAGAAAGATGGAGTGATCATTAATATTGGTTCTCCTTTAGTATACCACGCACTGGCAGGATCTCCATCCGCTGCGCCAATATCCAGTAAAGGTGCAGTACACGCATTAACCATTCAGTTGGCTGCGGAATTTGGAAAAGATAATATCAGGGTGAATACCGTTGCGGCAGGGCTTATCAGAACCCCAATGCATGATGAAAATATTGATAAAGCTGCAGGGCTTCATTTATTGAACCGTATTGGGGAATCTGAAGAAGTAGCCCAGATGGTTCACAGTATTGCTACCAATAAGTTGGTAACCGGAGCCATAATTAATGTGGACGGCGGTATGGGAGCCGGACATTATCTGTCATGA
- a CDS encoding YceI family protein, with protein sequence MNTQNFKVNNDKSIVEWTGRKVTGSHNGTIGIKEGTFSFKDNQLTSGTFKIDTRSIKILDIEDAETNAQFAGHLASDDFFNSDQYPESTFEIKHAEPGADHVYYVTGDLTIKGITHPVDAVLKIETQQNTATIQSKIVLDRTKYNMKFRSGNFFTDLGDTLIYNNFDLTINLTAEAAENNF encoded by the coding sequence ATGAATACACAAAATTTTAAAGTAAACAATGATAAAAGCATTGTAGAATGGACCGGAAGAAAAGTAACGGGTTCTCACAACGGAACAATAGGAATCAAAGAAGGAACATTTTCTTTCAAAGACAACCAGCTTACCTCAGGAACGTTTAAGATCGATACCCGTTCTATCAAAATTCTTGACATTGAAGATGCTGAAACGAATGCTCAATTTGCCGGTCATCTAGCTTCTGATGATTTTTTTAATTCTGATCAATACCCTGAATCTACATTTGAAATCAAACATGCAGAGCCGGGAGCTGATCATGTATATTATGTGACCGGAGATCTTACGATCAAAGGAATCACCCACCCTGTCGATGCTGTTTTGAAGATCGAAACCCAACAAAATACAGCGACAATACAGAGTAAAATTGTTCTTGACCGAACCAAGTACAATATGAAATTCAGATCAGGCAATTTCTTTACCGACCTTGGTGACACCCTGATATACAACAACTTTGACCTTACTATCAATTTGACAGCAGAAGCTGCTGAAAACAATTTTTAA
- a CDS encoding porin family protein, whose translation MKKTLIILILLLEGHFLYAQTTHENTDTLKINTQELNPNRVTWGVKAGINTYNLYGKERDFIFANSDTRFKLGFFAGIFVNTNITRNIGLTHELIFNQRRVGVTYKDAADNTYSSTINSSYIDIVPANINYQLSGFRFYAGPYVSMLLAASTKRKDENGIFFKDKSIFGDATNDESKGYYLQKFDFGMNLGVDYQLKDRWSVGIRYTHGFTDLFQNANSSANGNAKKDKIKIYNRGLMLSLAYDLSSKRSSNE comes from the coding sequence ATGAAAAAGACACTCATTATATTGATCTTACTATTAGAAGGGCATTTTCTATATGCACAGACCACACATGAAAATACTGATACCTTAAAAATTAATACCCAGGAATTAAATCCGAACAGAGTGACCTGGGGAGTGAAAGCAGGTATCAACACCTATAATCTCTATGGTAAGGAAAGAGATTTTATTTTTGCGAATTCAGACACAAGATTCAAACTAGGATTTTTTGCAGGTATCTTTGTTAATACAAACATTACCAGAAATATAGGTCTTACCCATGAATTGATTTTCAATCAAAGAAGAGTAGGTGTTACCTATAAAGATGCAGCTGATAACACCTATAGTTCAACAATCAATAGTTCTTATATTGACATTGTTCCTGCTAACATCAACTATCAGCTATCCGGATTCAGATTCTATGCAGGTCCTTATGTAAGTATGTTATTAGCAGCTAGCACAAAACGAAAGGATGAAAATGGCATTTTTTTCAAGGATAAAAGCATTTTTGGTGACGCTACCAACGATGAAAGTAAGGGATATTATCTTCAGAAATTTGATTTCGGTATGAACCTCGGAGTTGATTATCAATTAAAAGACCGCTGGTCTGTTGGGATTAGATACACTCATGGTTTTACAGATCTCTTTCAGAATGCTAATAGTTCAGCAAATGGAAATGCCAAAAAGGATAAAATTAAAATATATAACAGAGGATTGATGCTTTCACTGGCTTATGATCTCAGCTCGAAACGTTCTTCAAATGAATAA
- a CDS encoding tautomerase family protein has translation MPYIKIEVLRDGVTREQKQLLIKGVTELVTSVLNKDPHLTHVVIDEIEDDNWGYAGDQVSVLKEQGFSTEKK, from the coding sequence ATGCCTTACATAAAAATAGAAGTTCTACGTGACGGAGTTACCAGAGAACAAAAACAGCTTTTAATAAAAGGAGTAACAGAATTAGTAACATCAGTACTGAATAAAGATCCTCATCTTACCCATGTTGTGATCGATGAGATAGAAGATGACAACTGGGGATATGCCGGAGATCAGGTATCTGTGTTAAAAGAACAAGGATTTTCCACTGAAAAAAAATAA
- a CDS encoding class I SAM-dependent methyltransferase — MKNKKVSSKMVVGDTNQAEDMKEFWDNSFIEHQTMWGFSPSHSAILAKDLFVDRGLKDILIPGIGYGRNGQIFIENDMKVTGIEVSETAIELAKDHYGSEMQIFQGSVTEMPFDKHLYDGIFCYGLLYLFNHNQRKKMIDDCFNQLQEGGWMIFSVISKNSPNYGKGKEIGKDTFEIGKGGQLYFYDMDAVQREFKEYGLLDFFEIDEQINAVTKQAAFKFIMIICRKDSKDDTVKNEKDCTPNHLSAVLNKMLSYHQ, encoded by the coding sequence ATGAAAAATAAAAAAGTATCAAGTAAAATGGTTGTTGGTGATACCAATCAGGCTGAAGATATGAAAGAATTCTGGGATAATAGTTTTATTGAACATCAAACGATGTGGGGTTTTTCCCCCTCTCATTCCGCGATATTAGCAAAAGATCTTTTTGTAGACCGGGGATTAAAAGATATTCTCATTCCGGGAATCGGATATGGTAGAAACGGCCAGATCTTTATAGAAAATGATATGAAGGTAACAGGAATAGAAGTTTCTGAAACAGCTATTGAACTGGCTAAAGATCATTATGGAAGTGAAATGCAGATTTTTCAGGGATCAGTGACGGAAATGCCTTTTGATAAACATTTGTATGATGGCATTTTCTGTTACGGCCTTTTGTATTTATTTAACCACAATCAAAGGAAGAAAATGATTGATGATTGTTTTAATCAATTACAGGAAGGAGGTTGGATGATTTTTTCCGTGATCTCTAAAAATTCTCCTAACTATGGAAAAGGCAAAGAGATCGGAAAAGATACTTTTGAAATTGGAAAAGGAGGACAGCTCTATTTCTACGATATGGATGCTGTACAGAGGGAATTTAAAGAATATGGACTCCTGGATTTTTTTGAAATCGATGAACAGATAAATGCTGTTACGAAACAGGCTGCATTTAAATTTATTATGATCATTTGCAGAAAGGATAGTAAAGATGATACTGTAAAAAATGAAAAGGACTGTACACCCAATCATCTTTCTGCTGTTTTAAATAAAATGCTTTCTTATCATCAGTAA
- a CDS encoding Crp/Fnr family transcriptional regulator, giving the protein MTNPKEILQQHLSQFVSLSEEQLDYVFSHFRMISLKKGQMLLSEGDSIDQEFFVLDGCLKAFYLNDAMKMFILQFAMPNWWVSDYNALYSHQKATVNIDCITNATVLAISNENREKICNEIHEVEHFFRWRTNKGYVAVQKRLLSFMNNDVKFRYEELLSMYPQLYNLVPKHLIAAYLGVSRETLSRLYQP; this is encoded by the coding sequence ATGACCAATCCTAAAGAGATATTACAGCAGCATTTATCACAATTTGTTTCACTCAGCGAGGAACAGTTAGATTATGTATTTTCCCATTTTCGAATGATCAGTCTAAAAAAAGGACAAATGCTTTTATCTGAAGGGGATTCTATAGATCAGGAATTTTTTGTACTCGATGGCTGTTTGAAAGCCTTTTACCTGAATGATGCCATGAAAATGTTTATCCTTCAGTTTGCCATGCCTAACTGGTGGGTTTCAGATTATAATGCATTATACAGCCACCAAAAAGCGACGGTAAATATTGACTGTATTACCAATGCAACAGTTTTGGCGATATCCAATGAAAACCGGGAAAAAATCTGTAATGAAATTCATGAAGTGGAACATTTCTTCAGATGGAGAACCAACAAAGGTTATGTTGCTGTACAAAAACGACTTCTTTCTTTTATGAATAATGATGTTAAATTCAGGTATGAAGAACTTTTATCTATGTATCCGCAGTTGTACAATCTTGTTCCTAAGCATTTAATTGCAGCTTATCTTGGGGTTTCCAGAGAAACCCTCAGCAGATTATATCAACCCTAA
- a CDS encoding nuclear transport factor 2 family protein produces the protein MKNGTEETAIKIALEEYYFKGIFEGNTTLLKEVFFKDALLFGDIKGVPYYKTATQYIEGVGSRVSPEKAGAPFQPEIISIDVINSIAAVKLNVKMYDFNYYNFITFHKINGKWLIVNKTLTDVE, from the coding sequence ATGAAAAATGGTACAGAAGAAACTGCTATAAAAATAGCGCTTGAGGAATATTACTTCAAAGGGATCTTTGAAGGCAATACAACGCTTCTGAAAGAAGTTTTTTTTAAGGACGCTCTTCTCTTTGGAGATATAAAAGGAGTTCCTTATTATAAAACAGCAACTCAGTATATTGAAGGAGTGGGAAGTCGTGTAAGTCCTGAAAAAGCAGGTGCACCATTTCAACCGGAGATTATTTCTATTGACGTGATCAATTCTATTGCTGCCGTAAAATTAAATGTAAAGATGTACGATTTTAATTACTATAATTTTATTACTTTTCATAAAATAAACGGTAAATGGCTGATCGTTAATAAGACATTAACGGATGTAGAGTAA
- a CDS encoding NAD(P)H-dependent flavin oxidoreductase translates to MWNKNRITDLLGIEYPIWQGPFGGGLSTVELTSTVSNMGGLGGFGAYTLSPQEIYDTDQKIRSKTANPYNLNLWVSDTDYLSQDDTERQYKETVEIFKPYFEKLDIEIPKLSPSFESRFQNQLQTVLDIKPKVFSFMFGLLDPDVIEECHKRGILVAGNATTLDEALALENTGVDFIVASGFESGGHRPSFLDKAEFSTTGTFVLIQLIKDKVKIPVIAAGGIANGTGIAAALTLGAEAAQIGTAFLACEESGAVPVHREALFSDASKNTRLSRAYTGRLGRGITTEILEELSEKSIAHLPFPLQTTFMSPLRKAALEQGKNDMVFFWAGQIAPVLKHRNATILMESLVEETSKILRG, encoded by the coding sequence ATGTGGAATAAAAACAGAATAACAGATCTATTGGGAATAGAATACCCAATATGGCAAGGACCTTTTGGAGGTGGTTTATCTACAGTTGAATTGACATCTACTGTCAGCAATATGGGCGGACTGGGTGGATTTGGAGCATACACACTTAGTCCACAGGAGATCTATGATACAGATCAGAAGATTAGGTCAAAAACAGCCAATCCTTATAATCTAAATCTTTGGGTTTCCGATACAGACTATCTCAGTCAGGACGATACTGAAAGACAATATAAAGAAACAGTGGAGATATTCAAACCCTATTTTGAAAAATTGGATATCGAAATTCCAAAGCTTTCACCCTCTTTTGAATCCAGATTTCAGAATCAGCTTCAAACTGTTCTTGACATTAAGCCGAAGGTTTTCAGTTTTATGTTTGGATTACTGGATCCCGATGTTATTGAAGAATGTCACAAAAGAGGAATTTTAGTTGCCGGAAATGCTACCACTTTAGATGAAGCTCTTGCTTTAGAAAATACCGGGGTTGATTTTATTGTAGCATCAGGATTTGAAAGTGGCGGACACAGGCCTTCTTTTCTGGACAAAGCGGAATTTTCGACAACAGGTACTTTTGTCCTGATCCAACTGATAAAGGATAAAGTAAAAATACCCGTAATTGCTGCCGGAGGAATTGCCAACGGAACCGGAATTGCCGCCGCATTAACATTAGGTGCAGAAGCAGCGCAGATTGGAACTGCTTTTCTTGCTTGTGAGGAGTCTGGTGCTGTACCCGTTCACAGAGAGGCTCTCTTTTCTGATGCCTCTAAAAATACCAGGCTATCAAGAGCCTACACAGGACGACTTGGAAGAGGAATTACCACAGAAATCCTAGAAGAGCTTTCTGAAAAATCCATTGCACATCTGCCCTTTCCATTGCAGACTACTTTTATGTCGCCATTACGAAAAGCTGCATTAGAACAAGGAAAAAATGATATGGTTTTCTTTTGGGCTGGTCAGATTGCTCCTGTCTTGAAACATAGAAATGCGACAATATTAATGGAAAGCTTAGTTGAAGAAACCTCGAAAATACTTCGGGGATAA
- a CDS encoding DHA2 family efflux MFS transporter permease subunit gives MKRIILIITVISAAIMELIDTSIVNVALNYMSGNLGATLEDISWVVTAYGIANVIIIPMTSFLVNNLGRRNYYIGSIILFTFCSFMCGNSTNLWELVMFRFLQGIGGGALLSVSAMVVYECFPKEKQNIASALFGIGVFIGPTIGPTLGGFITDNFSWRWIFYINIPLGILAAILCFKLLPESPTRQKVKKIDWLGIILLIIGIGSLQTVLERGETEDWFATRYIILLTVAAVLSLILFVHRELTIPHPVVKLSVLKHPSLSISAILTFITGIGMFTSIYLTPVLAQRFLGFNPAQAGLLLLPGSIIAVFALIITGKVLQKGVPPALVVLLGFCCFIYFNWSMAQVNLDVSFATISINLIFRALGMALLTVPLASLAVSSLKAEDMPQGTAINNMMRQLGGSFGISIINTYIARRVALHRTDLISNLTPDNRSVMDRLQAYTSVFQSKGSGFPEAQQKAIALMEKIVVKQSFFLSYIDAYMVIGLAFIFVLPLLLFFLKRNKNKKVVIVSADH, from the coding sequence ATGAAAAGAATAATCCTGATCATCACAGTGATCTCCGCAGCGATTATGGAACTGATAGATACTTCCATTGTGAATGTAGCCCTTAATTATATGAGTGGAAATCTGGGTGCAACGCTGGAAGATATTTCCTGGGTTGTAACTGCGTATGGCATTGCCAATGTGATCATCATTCCTATGACCAGCTTTTTAGTAAATAATTTAGGACGGAGAAATTACTATATCGGTTCAATTATCTTATTTACTTTCTGTTCCTTTATGTGTGGAAATTCAACCAATCTTTGGGAGTTGGTCATGTTCCGGTTTCTCCAGGGTATTGGTGGTGGGGCATTGCTTTCTGTATCAGCAATGGTAGTTTATGAATGTTTCCCAAAAGAAAAACAGAATATTGCCAGTGCATTATTTGGAATTGGTGTCTTTATTGGACCAACAATCGGTCCTACGTTAGGTGGATTTATTACGGATAATTTTTCATGGAGATGGATATTCTATATCAACATTCCTTTGGGTATTTTAGCCGCAATTTTATGTTTCAAATTATTACCGGAATCCCCAACAAGACAAAAGGTCAAAAAAATCGACTGGCTTGGAATCATCTTGCTTATTATAGGAATTGGATCATTACAAACGGTATTGGAACGGGGAGAAACGGAGGATTGGTTTGCCACCAGATATATCATTCTTCTCACCGTTGCTGCTGTTTTATCACTCATCTTATTTGTTCACAGGGAACTTACGATACCCCATCCTGTTGTCAAATTATCAGTTCTTAAACATCCTTCCCTCAGTATTTCTGCTATACTTACTTTCATAACAGGGATCGGCATGTTTACGTCCATCTATCTTACTCCGGTACTGGCACAACGGTTTCTAGGATTCAATCCTGCACAGGCAGGACTCTTGCTATTACCAGGTTCTATTATCGCTGTCTTCGCATTGATTATTACAGGTAAGGTATTGCAGAAAGGAGTTCCACCAGCTCTAGTCGTGTTATTAGGATTTTGCTGCTTCATTTATTTCAACTGGTCTATGGCGCAGGTTAATTTAGATGTTTCATTTGCTACGATTTCTATCAATTTAATTTTCAGAGCACTCGGCATGGCCTTACTTACCGTTCCGCTGGCCTCCCTCGCTGTTTCTTCTCTAAAAGCTGAAGATATGCCACAGGGAACTGCGATTAATAATATGATGCGGCAGCTTGGAGGATCATTCGGGATATCCATAATCAACACCTATATCGCCCGGAGAGTTGCCTTGCACAGAACCGATTTAATATCCAATCTTACTCCTGACAATAGATCTGTAATGGACCGCTTGCAAGCCTATACATCTGTTTTTCAAAGTAAGGGATCTGGCTTTCCTGAAGCACAGCAAAAAGCAATAGCATTAATGGAAAAAATTGTTGTAAAACAATCCTTTTTTTTAAGCTATATAGATGCGTATATGGTTATTGGTCTGGCATTTATATTTGTATTACCTTTATTATTATTTTTTCTGAAGAGAAATAAGAATAAAAAAGTAGTGATCGTTTCAGCAGATCATTAA
- a CDS encoding acetyl-CoA C-acyltransferase has protein sequence MKEVFIVSAKRTPVGGLLGNLSTFTATQLGALVIREAYKSISLEPELLDSVYMGNVLSAGVGQAPARQAAIFADIPYDKDATTINKVCASGMKATSLGAQQIQLGLEHLIVTGGMESMSNTPHYAFIRNGKKLGDLTLTDGMTKDGLWDVYHNFHMGSAAELGIKKYGHTRQELDDYALSSYKKSQNATAQGKFKNEIVPVEVTKGKETIVIDKDEDIDKLIPEKVAQLKPVFEKDGVLTAANSSNLNDGAAALILASAEAVEKYQLKPLAKIIGYADAAQAPEWFTTSPALAIPKALMHANLDLSAIDYFEINEAYASVVLSNQKILGFDPEKVNIYGGAVAIGHPIGASGARILVTLLNVLQQEKGKYGVAAICNGGGGASAMVIENLNL, from the coding sequence ATGAAAGAAGTATTCATCGTATCAGCAAAACGTACTCCCGTCGGAGGTTTACTGGGGAATCTATCTACTTTTACGGCAACCCAACTGGGAGCTTTGGTTATTCGTGAAGCTTATAAAAGCATTTCGTTAGAGCCTGAATTATTAGACAGTGTTTACATGGGAAATGTATTAAGTGCAGGTGTAGGACAGGCTCCGGCAAGACAAGCAGCTATTTTTGCTGATATCCCTTATGATAAAGATGCTACTACCATCAATAAAGTATGTGCTTCAGGAATGAAAGCAACCTCATTGGGTGCACAACAAATCCAGTTGGGTCTTGAACATCTCATTGTAACAGGAGGAATGGAAAGCATGAGCAATACCCCCCACTATGCATTTATCAGAAATGGGAAAAAGCTGGGCGATCTTACCCTTACTGATGGAATGACCAAAGACGGACTCTGGGATGTGTACCATAATTTTCATATGGGAAGTGCTGCAGAACTGGGTATCAAGAAATATGGACATACGAGACAGGAGCTGGATGATTATGCATTGTCATCTTATAAAAAATCACAAAATGCTACTGCACAGGGAAAATTTAAAAATGAGATTGTTCCCGTTGAAGTTACCAAAGGAAAAGAAACCATTGTAATAGATAAAGACGAAGATATTGACAAACTTATTCCTGAAAAAGTAGCGCAGCTAAAACCTGTTTTTGAAAAAGATGGAGTACTTACCGCTGCCAATTCCAGTAATTTGAATGACGGAGCAGCTGCTTTGATTCTTGCTTCAGCAGAGGCTGTAGAAAAATATCAGTTAAAACCTCTAGCTAAAATCATAGGATATGCAGATGCTGCTCAGGCTCCTGAATGGTTTACTACATCGCCCGCATTAGCTATTCCAAAGGCTCTTATGCATGCTAATCTGGATCTTTCTGCAATTGATTATTTTGAAATTAATGAAGCTTATGCTTCAGTTGTGCTTTCTAACCAGAAAATCTTAGGCTTTGATCCTGAAAAAGTCAATATCTATGGTGGAGCTGTTGCGATTGGTCATCCGATAGGAGCTTCCGGAGCCCGGATCTTGGTGACTCTTCTTAATGTATTGCAACAGGAAAAAGGAAAATATGGAGTTGCCGCTATTTGTAATGGTGGTGGTGGAGCTTCTGCAATGGTAATTGAAAATCTGAATTTATAA